The following is a genomic window from Aquificota bacterium.
CCATCCATTTTGCCCTTAAATACTCCCATTCATAAGGTGCAGAAAGAAACATTAGGTTTATACTCTGTTCTATACCTTCCTTCTCCCTTTGGATAGATTTTTTAAGATATGTAAGATACTCAACCTTATAGGGCTTTCCCGCATCATAAATGGGCGTGGATAATTCTAAACCGCTTTTATCGGTTGATATTCTTAGGTTTACTCTTGGTGATATGGTTTGATTGGCTACTTTTAATTCCTCCTCATAGTTTTTAATCTCCATATCCTTTATCTTCAAGCTAGCATTATTTTTAAGTGCCTCTTCTCTTAACGTAGAAAAGTCCGCAAGGGGTTTTTCCAATTCTTTAAAGGGTAAATCTTCAACCTCTATAAGTGTTTCGTATGGTATGCCAGCAAGCTGTTTTATCTCAAGAAGTGTGTGGTTATACATGTGTTGTGCATAAAAAAGCTCACTCCTTTTTTCTCTGAATATGCTTTCCAATCTAAATACCTCATAATCTGTAGCAAGTCCAAGTTCTTTTCTTTCCCTTGCTCTATCAAAGCGCACATAGGCTATAGCCATCTCCTCCCTCTTGACCTCTGTAAGCTTTTTATATAGATGAGCATCGGCAAAGAGCTTTATTATCCTAAGTTGGATGTCTCTGTTTAGCTGGTCCAACATTATTTGAGCTATATCTCTTTTTATTCTTGATAGTTCAATCCTAGATTTTGTTTTTTGAAATTCATAAAGAGTGCTTATTATAGATAGGTTAACATTGGTTTTTGTCTCTTTATTATCCATATCATACAAGATGGAAGCACCTGCGTAAACAATAGGAAGGTAATACCTTTGGGCCAGCTGGTAATCTACCTCAAAGGCTCTTATCTGCTCCTGCAGTCTTTGAATATCTTTGTTATTTCTTAGAGCGAGTTCATAGACTTTTTTGTAATCTAGGGTTAAAAGTTCTTGCCCAAAGGATAGGCTCAAAAAAAGAAGAAAAACAAAGTGTATCATCTTGCTTTGTTTTCTCTAATAAACTGCACCAAATTTTTATTTTTGTAATGACCTTCTACTACATACCTACCTATGAGTATAAACTCCTGAGGCTCTATATAGCCTGGCACCTTTGCTACCACTTTGCCCTCTTTGTCAAAAAACATAAAGACGGGTGTTAATCTTACACCATGTTTTAGAGAGAATTGTCTTTCTGTTAATTTTTTACCATCAAAGTCAATTACTTCATTTGAACCTCTTATGTCTATTTCAATCATGTAGAAATGCTTTGTATAGTAATCTCTAACCATATTATTTTGAAAAGTAACTTTTCTCATCTTATCGCAAAAAGGGCATCCTTCCTGATGAAACATGATAAAAAGGAATTTATTATCTCTTTTTGCCTCTTCTAGATCTTCTTTAAGGTTTAAAAAGGACGGTTTAAGGAAAGGTATGGTCTCAGCAGAGAAAAGTAATGTAGGTATTATTAACATAAGTATGAAAAACTTCATACTATCATATTACCTCCTTGATTCTTTCCTCCTTTCCAAGTATGTCAATAATCCTAACACCAAACTTATCCTCTATTATAACTATCTCACCTTTGGCTATAAGCTTTCCATTTACCTTTATATCAACTGGGGCTTCCACGTTTTGTTCCAGTTCCACCACTGATCCAGTATCAAGGTGGAGCAATTCTCCAAGCGTAATAACAGTTGAACCTACTACCACTTCCACATGTAGGGGTATATCCAAGAACCTTTTCAGCTTGTCTGATATTTCTGCTTCAACATCTTCCTCCTGTTTAACCTCCTGTTTTTGTTGTTCTTGTTTAGATGCTTCTTCTTGTTCCTTTAGGGCAGATGCCCACATATCCATAATATTTTCTTGCTTTTCTTCTTCCATCTCAATCCTCCTTTTGTATATGTTTATATATTTTTATTGCCTTCTTCCTTCCCAATTGGCCAAGAAAGGCCAAAAATTTAGAAAGTCCTTCCACTTTTACTTCTAAAGGCTCTTTTACTGATTTATCAAGTATTATCACATCTCCTTGTTTTAGTTCAAGCAACCTTTTAAAGCTTATCTGTGATCCTCCAAGTAATACTTCAAGTTTTAAAGGGATTTTTTGAAAAGCTTTTATAGGATCCTTTTGAGCACTCTTGGATTTTATTTCTGTAGTTCCCTTTAGCATATCCTTATATGGTGCTATAGATGCCTCTGGTATGGCTAAGTATATGTATCCTTCACTACCTTCTATGATAACTGTAAGCTTGAGCAATATAAACTTTTCTTTTGCACGAGACACAGTTAACAGTGTTGGATTTGTTTCAATATTTATTGGTACTATCCTTACCTTCATAACAGTACTCCAAGCTAACTCTAGCTCCTGATAGCACAAATTTAACAGTCTTTGGATAAACCTCATTTCAATTCTTGTAAACTCCTTACCTTCTATCTTGTACTGCTTTGCACTACCGCCAAAAACACTGCTAATAACTATGTATATGAGCCTTGGATCAATGGCTATAAGACATTGTCCCCTTAAAGGTTCAATGTTAAAAATTCCTACAGCACACGGTAGAGGGAGCTTTGCTACAAAGTCTCCAAACCTTACAATATTAACGCTTTCTTTAAATATATCTGGTATGGTAACTATAAGGGATGTAAGCCCTTTTCTTAGTCCATTTATCCA
Proteins encoded in this region:
- the fliN gene encoding flagellar motor switch protein FliN; amino-acid sequence: MEEEKQENIMDMWASALKEQEEASKQEQQKQEVKQEEDVEAEISDKLKRFLDIPLHVEVVVGSTVITLGELLHLDTGSVVELEQNVEAPVDIKVNGKLIAKGEIVIIEDKFGVRIIDILGKEERIKEVI
- a CDS encoding TolC family protein, translating into MIHFVFLLFLSLSFGQELLTLDYKKVYELALRNNKDIQRLQEQIRAFEVDYQLAQRYYLPIVYAGASILYDMDNKETKTNVNLSIISTLYEFQKTKSRIELSRIKRDIAQIMLDQLNRDIQLRIIKLFADAHLYKKLTEVKREEMAIAYVRFDRARERKELGLATDYEVFRLESIFREKRSELFYAQHMYNHTLLEIKQLAGIPYETLIEVEDLPFKELEKPLADFSTLREEALKNNASLKIKDMEIKNYEEELKVANQTISPRVNLRISTDKSGLELSTPIYDAGKPYKVEYLTYLKKSIQREKEGIEQSINLMFLSAPYEWEYLRAKWMEAYTKNRFAEENLTLRRSEYELELAFDLGYAMAEKSEAERQLMEARYKLIIFWAKLFNLAGKSPFTILEYN
- a CDS encoding thioredoxin family protein; translated protein: MKFFILMLIIPTLLFSAETIPFLKPSFLNLKEDLEEAKRDNKFLFIMFHQEGCPFCDKMRKVTFQNNMVRDYYTKHFYMIEIDIRGSNEVIDFDGKKLTERQFSLKHGVRLTPVFMFFDKEGKVVAKVPGYIEPQEFILIGRYVVEGHYKNKNLVQFIRENKAR
- the fliM gene encoding flagellar motor switch protein FliM; translation: MADELLSQEEINLLLQTLGKEEKKEAVIEEEKIKPLDLTLFEHISAGRIAGLELIFERWINGLRKGLTSLIVTIPDIFKESVNIVRFGDFVAKLPLPCAVGIFNIEPLRGQCLIAIDPRLIYIVISSVFGGSAKQYKIEGKEFTRIEMRFIQRLLNLCYQELELAWSTVMKVRIVPINIETNPTLLTVSRAKEKFILLKLTVIIEGSEGYIYLAIPEASIAPYKDMLKGTTEIKSKSAQKDPIKAFQKIPLKLEVLLGGSQISFKRLLELKQGDVIILDKSVKEPLEVKVEGLSKFLAFLGQLGRKKAIKIYKHIQKED